In a single window of the Rhineura floridana isolate rRhiFlo1 chromosome 3, rRhiFlo1.hap2, whole genome shotgun sequence genome:
- the SPCS1 gene encoding signal peptidase complex subunit 1 yields the protein MDEKGCMEWSHPVVTYAPPKGGATKRRFRPSKEPEAPLDSSLLDSSASDANSQGDPLQLPESKAPPGRTEQPCLSSLDSASALQPENSEPQEPPFPLDSVSGGHGARGLALQADIMLNIFRSVPTQMDYKGQKLAEQIFQGIILFSAVIGFVYGYITEQFGWTVYIVMAGFALSCLLTLPPWPIYRRNPLKWLPVQESATDDKKPTDRKVKRHPKN from the exons ATGGATGAGAAAGGCTGTATGGAGTGGTCCCATCCTGTGGTGACATATGCCCCCCCGAAAG GCGGAGCAACGAAGCGCCGATTCCGCCCGTCTAAAGAGCCGGAAGCGCCCCTGGACTCCTCTTTGCTCGACTCTTCCGCCTCGGATGCCAATTCTCAGGGCGACCCGCTTCAGCTGCCCGAGAGTAAAGCTCCCCCCGGCAGAACTGAGCAGCCCTGCCTGTCGAGCTTGGACTCGGCCTCCGCTTTGCAGCCCGAAAACAGCGAACCCCAAGAGCCTCCTTTCCCCCTGGACAGCGTTAGCGGCGGCCACGGAGCTCGAGGCTTGGCCTTGCAGGCGGACATCATGCTCAACATATTCCGATCCGTCCCCACGCAGATG GACTACAAAGGCCAAAAACTAGCAGAGCAAATTTTTCAAGGAATCATTCTTTTCTCTGCT GTAATTGGCTTTGTTTATGGGTACATCACTGAACAATTTGGCTGGACAGTTTACATTGTAATGGCTGGATTTGCTTTATCGTGCCTG CTCACACTCCCTCCATGGCCCATTTACCGTCGCAATCCTCTGAAATGGCTACCTGTCCAGGAATCGGCAACAGATGATAAGAAGCCCACAGACAGAAAAGTAAAAAGGCACCCTAAAAATTGA